The following coding sequences lie in one Silvanigrella aquatica genomic window:
- a CDS encoding DUF427 domain-containing protein translates to MKAMWNNEIIAESDDVLFFDNNQYFPPDSLKKDFFKQASNTTVCSWKGTANYFDVVVKGKINEGAAWYYANPSQAAEQIKGRIAFWKGVILSK, encoded by the coding sequence ATGAAAGCAATGTGGAATAACGAAATTATTGCGGAAAGTGACGATGTTCTTTTCTTCGATAACAATCAGTATTTTCCTCCAGATAGTCTAAAGAAAGATTTTTTTAAGCAAGCATCAAATACAACTGTATGCTCATGGAAAGGAACGGCAAATTATTTTGATGTCGTCGTAAAAGGAAAAATCAACGAAGGAGCTGCATGGTATTACGCAAATCCCAGTCAAGCTGCTGAGCAAATTAAAGGTCGAATTGCTTTTTGGAAGGGGGTGATTTTGAGTAAGTAA
- a CDS encoding isocitrate lyase/PEP mutase family protein: protein MILNQQYSGITLLKFLEEGSILVNVGVYDAASAAIASHFPETKGIFISGLGYTYSQFAWPDMGLINSNEIIHAAKIIRANNPNVYLTCDIDSGLGGKEQLRRTCTELKNLGVSAVQLEDQTLDDKVCGHIPTKVVRPLQETVDRLSIALESSYPMQVIARTDSSLKNDEAFKRLEAFVKVGAKIIIVDGIDEFDLIEVIKYVNKRAYIMANIVDGGKLKQHSAEYFKNLGVNIMNLSAPLLFTSSYAMMHRMKSMVENNWEDVSNKNVMPLSEMNKLMTENYNCFIKKRD from the coding sequence ATGATATTAAATCAGCAATATTCAGGTATTACTTTGTTAAAGTTCTTAGAAGAAGGATCAATTTTAGTAAATGTAGGTGTTTATGATGCCGCTTCCGCTGCCATTGCTTCACATTTCCCAGAAACTAAAGGAATATTTATTAGTGGTTTAGGTTATACCTATTCTCAATTTGCTTGGCCAGATATGGGATTAATCAACTCAAATGAAATTATTCATGCTGCAAAAATCATTCGTGCAAATAATCCAAATGTTTACTTAACATGTGATATTGATTCTGGATTAGGTGGCAAAGAACAATTAAGAAGAACATGCACAGAATTAAAAAATCTAGGTGTATCTGCCGTTCAATTAGAAGATCAAACCTTAGACGATAAAGTTTGTGGACACATTCCCACAAAAGTCGTACGTCCTTTGCAAGAAACAGTGGATCGTTTATCCATAGCACTTGAAAGCTCATATCCTATGCAAGTCATTGCACGTACGGATTCATCTCTAAAAAATGATGAAGCATTTAAGCGCCTAGAAGCATTTGTAAAAGTAGGTGCAAAAATAATTATTGTTGATGGAATTGATGAATTTGATTTAATAGAAGTTATTAAATATGTAAATAAAAGAGCTTACATTATGGCAAATATTGTCGATGGTGGGAAATTAAAACAACATTCAGCAGAATATTTTAAAAATTTAGGCGTAAATATTATGAATTTAAGTGCTCCTTTATTATTTACTTCCTCTTATGCTATGATGCATAGAATGAAATCGATGGTGGAAAATAACTGGGAGGATGTTTCAAATAAAAATGTGATGCCTCTATCAGAGATGAATAAACTGATGACGGAAAATTACAACTGTTTTATTAAAAAAAGAGATTAA
- a CDS encoding procyclic acidic repetitive family protein has protein sequence MSLNFKISNYILALTLLYGCENKGSNTKNNPSETSSVAEPIVTPEPVVTPEPVVTPEPVVTPEPIVTPEPIVTPEPVVTPEPVVTPEPVVTPEPVVTPIITIKDQLHIGNLKGNFGEVKISNKVNRVFNIQNFYEQPIKINSIKLISDGKNKSVFSINSTHPSLSINEPMCKDIIENNKFCKIAVTFEPQSEINEKAILAINYSVNSDNNEFKFELSGNGKRLSETHKKLALLGDEFEEIILTKEPQAYKSKNDYERNHYYNRPEFDKNLIKSVLGKDHSQNFNYSDFFDKPDLKIYPFLKDHNKYYKRRVTGYTFRIDSRPPEIPFEKCPDEWKTGYSTVSRNSNDLIFYPSFGVGCGIKDVGGFLPKSTTSREHLIKIEEMLKYYKYKTGKDFDLSAHPYTEASYNNYIRNLSSLSKDKNDWDLQKITDTLTVLLNGHLNLRKHIRSYAYSSYISTTTSPKFLLDFNGSQRSKWIYAVYVEGGIDAPHAGESEIAVPGSISWEDVMVYADKFDRKLYVRKGFKELDPEAYEKIYRALNDIMNEIQLTFHFTDEDEKNVILSKIPY, from the coding sequence ATGTCCCTTAATTTCAAAATATCAAATTATATCTTAGCGTTAACTCTTCTCTATGGATGCGAAAATAAAGGCTCCAATACAAAGAATAACCCATCTGAAACATCTTCGGTAGCTGAGCCTATCGTAACACCCGAGCCTGTCGTAACTCCTGAGCCTGTCGTAACTCCTGAGCCTGTCGTAACTCCTGAGCCTATCGTAACACCTGAGCCTATCGTAACACCCGAGCCTGTCGTAACTCCCGAGCCTGTCGTAACTCCCGAGCCTGTCGTAACTCCCGAGCCTGTCGTAACTCCTATAATTACCATAAAAGATCAATTACACATTGGAAATTTAAAAGGTAATTTTGGCGAAGTAAAAATTTCAAATAAAGTAAATAGAGTTTTTAATATTCAAAACTTTTATGAACAACCCATTAAAATTAATTCTATTAAATTAATTTCAGATGGCAAAAATAAATCTGTATTTTCTATTAATTCTACACATCCCAGCCTCTCTATAAATGAGCCAATGTGCAAAGATATTATTGAAAATAATAAATTTTGCAAAATTGCAGTTACTTTTGAACCCCAAAGTGAAATAAATGAAAAAGCAATTTTAGCCATAAATTATTCAGTTAATTCAGATAATAATGAATTTAAATTTGAATTATCTGGAAATGGAAAACGTTTATCTGAGACTCATAAAAAACTTGCGCTTCTCGGTGATGAGTTTGAAGAAATTATTCTCACAAAAGAGCCTCAAGCATATAAGTCAAAGAATGATTATGAAAGGAATCATTATTATAATAGACCTGAATTTGACAAAAACCTCATTAAGAGTGTTCTAGGAAAAGATCATTCTCAAAATTTTAATTATTCCGACTTCTTCGATAAACCAGATTTAAAAATATATCCTTTTTTAAAAGATCATAATAAATATTACAAAAGAAGAGTGACGGGCTATACATTTCGAATTGACTCTAGACCCCCAGAAATCCCCTTTGAAAAATGCCCAGATGAATGGAAAACAGGTTATTCTACTGTATCTCGCAATAGTAACGATCTCATATTTTATCCCTCTTTTGGTGTAGGCTGCGGAATAAAAGATGTTGGTGGATTTCTACCAAAATCTACTACCAGTAGAGAACATTTAATCAAAATTGAAGAAATGCTCAAATATTATAAATATAAAACTGGAAAGGATTTTGATTTATCCGCACATCCTTATACTGAAGCTAGCTATAATAACTATATTCGAAATCTTAGCTCTCTTTCAAAGGATAAAAATGATTGGGATTTACAAAAAATCACAGATACTTTGACCGTTTTATTAAATGGGCATTTAAATTTAAGAAAACATATTCGTTCTTACGCTTATTCGTCTTATATTTCAACAACAACAAGTCCTAAATTTCTTCTTGATTTTAATGGAAGTCAACGTAGCAAATGGATATATGCTGTATATGTTGAAGGAGGAATTGATGCCCCCCATGCAGGTGAATCTGAAATAGCTGTTCCTGGTTCTATATCATGGGAAGATGTCATGGTATATGCAGATAAATTTGATAGAAAGTTATATGTTCGAAAAGGATTTAAAGAATTAGATCCCGAAGCCTATGAAAAAATTTACAGAGCATTAAATGATATCATGAATGAAATCCAACTCACATTTCATTTTACAGATGAAGATGAAAAAAATGTAATATTAAGTAAGATTCCTTACTAA
- a CDS encoding L-histidine N(alpha)-methyltransferase, with product MKKPNSNLSHDFDFSFEVKFGLNQSQKRIPSKYFYDQKGSHLFNLITEQEEYYLTRIEKFILESRLSELKSLFSHVDEIVEFGPGDGSKAEIILKQFMSWKSLGLNYNAVDISASAVQQCLNRLRKFKNLSLNSIIGDYRTFQSPTNNKGRLFLFLGSNIGNYEPHEATQLLQEIRHCMKKNDFLLIGFDKKKDIAVLTAAYNDRSGITRAFNLNLLERMNTDLGAHFIKDHFSHYGVYNPLVGAMQSFLISKKNQNIYFETLQQSFEFDLGEAIHVENSYKYSDKEISKLAHYAGFCVVENLNDERNMFTNSLWKVKEA from the coding sequence ATGAAAAAACCAAATTCGAATCTTTCCCATGACTTTGATTTTTCTTTTGAAGTTAAATTTGGTTTAAATCAGTCTCAAAAACGCATTCCCAGCAAATACTTTTATGATCAAAAAGGAAGTCATTTATTTAATCTCATAACGGAACAGGAAGAATACTATTTAACTCGTATAGAAAAATTTATTCTGGAATCTCGTCTGAGTGAACTGAAATCTTTATTTTCGCATGTAGATGAAATTGTGGAATTTGGTCCTGGAGATGGTTCAAAAGCTGAAATTATTCTCAAACAATTCATGTCTTGGAAATCCTTGGGATTGAATTACAATGCTGTCGATATTAGCGCCTCTGCTGTTCAGCAGTGTTTAAATCGCCTAAGGAAATTTAAGAATTTATCTCTGAATTCCATCATAGGTGATTACAGAACATTTCAATCGCCGACAAATAATAAAGGCAGATTATTTCTTTTTTTAGGTTCCAATATTGGCAATTACGAACCTCATGAAGCAACTCAACTTCTGCAAGAAATTCGTCATTGCATGAAAAAAAATGATTTCCTTCTCATTGGTTTCGATAAGAAAAAAGATATTGCCGTACTCACTGCGGCTTACAATGATCGTTCAGGTATAACTCGCGCCTTTAATTTGAATTTATTAGAGAGAATGAATACCGATCTGGGTGCTCATTTTATTAAAGATCATTTTTCACATTATGGAGTTTATAATCCTTTAGTAGGAGCAATGCAAAGCTTTCTTATTTCAAAGAAAAATCAGAATATTTATTTTGAAACTCTGCAACAGTCCTTTGAGTTTGATTTGGGTGAAGCCATTCATGTCGAAAATTCCTATAAATATTCCGATAAAGAAATTTCAAAATTAGCTCACTACGCCGGTTTTTGTGTCGTTGAAAATCTTAACGATGAAAGAAATATGTTTACCAATTCCCTTTGGAAGGTAAAGGAGGCTTAA
- a CDS encoding PAS domain-containing sensor histidine kinase produces MQSNKPSAELIDLSIILKRVPGYVYWKNINSIYLGCNENLARIGGFKSSDDIVGKTDYDFSWGLAEADKFVEDDHYVIRTGKVHFSEYTLPILNENGAFMTVFTEKSPLYDNNGNIIGILAIAVDISDRKEADRLKFEKELDQLKYANAIEFQKIVAQGVHDIRSPVDALLMTIKTCTEIPEATRLVIREASNRVQDIAEHLLNKFKKIAFKTLIIDEQTEPIFVSVALNQVLSEKRYRYQNLPITFKCNFNANSLFSVVVIDQNRFKRMISNLINNAVESIEKKKGTVTLHLTSHNGLITIKIQDTGIGMSQNFVKSIMSNGVITRGKQKGRGIGLFQVKDTMSYYKGQLLVNSRVGGGTQIILTLPETETPSWLAKEISFNEKDIIIILDDDPTIHNAWKIKFQNCIKNIQLKHFNSGENALDFIESLTIKEKKNIYLLIDYELLNQKYNGLDLVKLTKINRSILVTNFISNEIINHVQALEIKILPKSLASEVILKITN; encoded by the coding sequence GTGCAAAGCAATAAACCAAGTGCTGAACTAATCGATCTCAGCATTATTTTAAAACGTGTGCCCGGTTATGTTTATTGGAAAAATATCAATTCTATTTACTTAGGCTGCAATGAAAATCTAGCTAGAATTGGTGGATTTAAATCATCTGATGATATTGTCGGAAAAACGGATTATGATTTTAGTTGGGGACTCGCGGAAGCTGATAAATTTGTCGAAGATGATCATTATGTGATTCGGACTGGTAAGGTACATTTTTCAGAATATACCTTACCTATCCTCAATGAAAATGGGGCTTTTATGACAGTATTTACTGAAAAAAGCCCCCTTTATGATAATAATGGAAATATAATTGGTATATTAGCCATTGCTGTTGATATTTCGGATCGAAAAGAAGCGGATCGCTTAAAATTTGAAAAAGAATTAGATCAATTAAAGTATGCTAATGCAATTGAATTTCAGAAAATTGTAGCTCAAGGCGTTCATGACATTCGCTCACCAGTAGATGCCTTACTCATGACAATTAAAACTTGTACTGAAATACCAGAAGCAACACGACTGGTTATTCGTGAAGCTTCAAATCGTGTTCAAGACATTGCGGAGCATTTATTAAACAAGTTCAAAAAAATTGCTTTTAAAACATTAATAATTGATGAACAAACAGAGCCTATTTTTGTTTCTGTCGCTTTGAATCAAGTTTTATCTGAAAAAAGATATCGTTATCAAAATTTACCGATTACTTTCAAATGTAACTTTAATGCAAATAGTCTTTTCTCTGTAGTAGTTATTGATCAAAATCGTTTTAAAAGAATGATCTCAAACTTAATTAATAATGCTGTTGAATCAATTGAAAAGAAAAAAGGAACTGTTACGTTACATTTAACCTCACATAATGGTTTGATAACAATAAAAATTCAAGATACGGGCATTGGCATGTCACAAAATTTTGTCAAAAGTATTATGTCCAATGGAGTCATAACAAGAGGAAAGCAAAAAGGACGTGGAATTGGTCTTTTTCAAGTTAAAGACACCATGTCTTATTATAAAGGACAGCTTTTAGTTAATTCAAGAGTAGGTGGTGGGACACAAATTATTTTAACGCTACCCGAAACGGAGACTCCATCTTGGTTGGCTAAAGAAATCTCTTTTAATGAGAAAGACATTATTATTATTTTAGATGACGACCCCACAATTCATAATGCTTGGAAAATAAAGTTTCAAAATTGTATAAAAAATATTCAATTAAAACATTTTAATTCAGGTGAAAATGCACTAGATTTTATTGAATCATTAACAATAAAAGAAAAGAAAAATATTTATTTACTTATTGACTATGAATTACTCAATCAAAAATATAATGGATTAGATTTGGTAAAATTAACAAAAATAAATCGCTCTATTCTTGTAACAAACTTTATTTCTAATGAAATTATCAATCATGTCCAAGCTCTTGAAATAAAAATATTACCTAAGTCATTAGCTTCAGAAGTCATTTTAAAAATCACAAATTAA
- a CDS encoding aminotransferase class I/II-fold pyridoxal phosphate-dependent enzyme, translated as MSQNNWQQKMIHTAKKNQDNLFQSLNNLNFISRNEKKVTLEDNIEYTEFLSCSYLGLDQDSRLISSVGNELEKTGILFSSSRTRLKHKSFDILTDSLNNIFNAQTVFFSSTHLAHLGLIPLLASGELPGFQFSNTKIAFLLDKSVHASIKINRGMMQQFGSVELMDFSNIEILKEKMSQLKMESITPLLFSDSVCSMGGVMDIVELLSLAQKYDGFLYLDDAHGMSIYGKHGSGYVLDQFNHVLPERLLLVTSLAKGFGTYGGAVALPNTLATDFVKKYCSTYLFSGPAIIPLINASIASANIHLSSEITTLQNTLLDKIKLFDKLCNIGKDKTLNFGIKSPIRGVFIGEECRAIQVGVDIKKLGHLVNVAAYPTTKSGNCILRICISANHTDKEISQLCKAINQVLN; from the coding sequence ATGTCGCAAAACAATTGGCAGCAAAAAATGATCCATACGGCAAAAAAAAATCAAGATAATTTATTTCAATCTCTCAATAATTTAAATTTTATAAGCAGAAATGAAAAAAAGGTAACACTTGAAGATAATATAGAATACACAGAATTTTTATCATGTAGTTACTTAGGATTAGACCAGGATTCTCGGCTTATATCATCTGTAGGAAATGAATTAGAAAAAACGGGTATTTTATTTTCATCATCAAGAACTCGTTTAAAGCATAAATCTTTTGATATATTAACAGATTCTCTAAATAATATTTTCAACGCACAAACAGTTTTCTTTTCTTCAACACATTTAGCGCATTTGGGATTGATTCCTCTTTTGGCATCTGGGGAGCTTCCTGGATTTCAATTTTCAAATACAAAAATCGCTTTTTTATTAGATAAAAGTGTACATGCCTCAATAAAAATAAATAGAGGAATGATGCAACAATTTGGATCTGTTGAACTCATGGACTTTTCTAATATAGAAATATTAAAAGAAAAAATGTCTCAGTTAAAAATGGAATCCATAACTCCTCTCCTTTTTTCAGATAGCGTATGCTCTATGGGCGGAGTCATGGATATTGTAGAATTGCTCTCACTCGCACAAAAATATGATGGATTTTTATACTTAGATGATGCGCATGGTATGTCTATATATGGAAAACATGGTTCAGGTTATGTGTTAGATCAATTTAATCATGTTCTTCCTGAACGCCTCTTATTAGTGACTTCACTTGCAAAAGGTTTTGGAACCTATGGTGGAGCTGTTGCTTTACCAAATACATTAGCCACTGATTTTGTAAAAAAATATTGCTCAACTTATTTATTTTCTGGACCAGCCATAATTCCTTTAATTAATGCCAGTATTGCCTCTGCAAACATACATTTATCTTCAGAGATCACAACGCTACAAAATACTTTACTTGATAAAATAAAGTTATTTGATAAGTTATGCAATATTGGAAAGGATAAAACGCTAAATTTTGGCATTAAGTCCCCAATAAGAGGAGTATTTATTGGTGAAGAATGTAGAGCAATTCAAGTTGGAGTTGATATCAAAAAATTAGGTCATTTAGTTAATGTCGCAGCTTATCCAACAACAAAAAGTGGAAACTGTATTTTACGCATATGTATTTCAGCCAATCATACAGATAAGGAAATTTCACAACTGTGCAAAGCAATAAACCAAGTGCTGAACTAA
- a CDS encoding sulfite exporter TauE/SafE family protein translates to MTEIIYLLVLGAFTGTLAGLLGIGGGIVLVPVLLWIFQSQPQINQNNVMQVVLATSLMTIIFTALSSIRAHQKRNAIEWNLVKMLAPGMILGTLLGAYVGSSLSNNILKIIFGIFLLFISLQLLFQAAPKASKEFPGKFGSGLSGFVIGNMSALVGIGGGSLIVPLLLWFRVPMRNAVATSAACGLPIALAGTLGYFLIGLKNGESVITGYIYWPAVLAIVPTSLLFVPLGAKLTHTMPVSVLKKLFAVFLIVISSKMLIGTVF, encoded by the coding sequence ATGACTGAAATTATTTATTTGCTTGTATTAGGGGCATTTACAGGGACTCTGGCGGGATTGCTTGGAATTGGTGGGGGTATCGTACTTGTACCTGTGTTACTTTGGATTTTTCAAAGTCAGCCACAAATAAATCAAAATAATGTAATGCAAGTTGTTTTAGCAACTTCTTTAATGACAATTATTTTTACCGCTCTTTCTTCGATTCGCGCTCATCAAAAGAGAAATGCAATTGAATGGAATTTAGTGAAAATGTTAGCGCCAGGTATGATTTTAGGAACACTATTAGGAGCTTATGTAGGAAGTTCATTATCAAATAACATACTAAAAATTATTTTTGGTATTTTTTTATTATTCATTTCTTTACAACTTTTATTCCAAGCAGCACCAAAAGCTTCTAAAGAGTTTCCAGGTAAATTTGGAAGTGGCTTGAGCGGATTTGTCATAGGGAATATGAGTGCTCTCGTAGGAATAGGAGGCGGTTCCTTAATTGTTCCCTTATTGTTATGGTTCCGTGTTCCTATGCGCAATGCCGTTGCCACATCCGCTGCCTGTGGACTGCCGATCGCTTTAGCAGGAACGTTGGGATATTTTTTAATTGGATTAAAAAATGGGGAGAGTGTGATCACAGGATATATATATTGGCCCGCTGTTTTAGCAATTGTTCCTACGAGTCTCTTATTTGTTCCTTTAGGTGCTAAATTAACACACACAATGCCTGTGAGTGTATTAAAAAAATTGTTTGCTGTTTTTTTAATTGTTATTAGTTCCAAAATGCTTATAGGAACAGTATTTTAG
- the egtB gene encoding ergothioneine biosynthesis protein EgtB, translating into MSNALSKHFHKTRTMTESICKPLSNEIFESQPADFTSPPKWHLGHSSWFFEEFILRPFMKEYPPLNDFYRIAFNSYYKSQGEHWSRNARGQISRPNVAEIIEYRRHVDYHILQLISHLKDNDSEIKKRIILGLNHEQQHQELLLMDIKYIIFHSFLGGTYNTKNVLLSSKSVELEFLPLEGGLVNIGANSRFEFYYDNEAPEFKYFQYPYALATRPINNREYLEFMNDGGYSNAMLWKSDGWDYINSHKDFKPLYWEQKEGQWFEFTLNGFLPLNLDDPVCHINYYEADAFAEWFGARLPTEFELELSYNNRVSLDSNFAFFESERLHPIIYNCVGSFFGLTGNLWEWTSSAYTPYPGYQRPKGAFGEYNQKFMVNQMVLKGGCMATPQSHFRTSYRNFFYPYQKWAFTGLRLAKDVR; encoded by the coding sequence ATGAGCAATGCACTTTCAAAACATTTTCACAAGACACGTACAATGACTGAAAGCATCTGTAAGCCACTTTCAAATGAAATATTTGAAAGTCAGCCCGCAGATTTCACAAGTCCTCCGAAATGGCACCTCGGACACTCATCCTGGTTTTTTGAAGAATTTATTCTGCGCCCCTTTATGAAAGAATATCCTCCCTTAAATGATTTCTATCGTATCGCATTTAATTCCTATTACAAAAGCCAAGGAGAGCATTGGTCAAGGAATGCCCGAGGCCAAATCTCTCGCCCTAATGTGGCTGAAATTATTGAATATCGAAGACATGTAGATTATCATATTTTGCAACTTATTTCTCATTTAAAAGATAATGATAGTGAAATTAAGAAGCGAATTATTCTTGGTTTAAATCATGAGCAGCAACATCAAGAACTTCTCTTAATGGATATAAAATATATCATTTTTCATAGTTTTTTAGGTGGTACCTATAATACGAAGAATGTTCTTTTGAGTTCAAAATCTGTGGAACTTGAGTTTTTACCTTTGGAAGGCGGATTGGTAAATATCGGAGCAAATTCTCGATTTGAATTTTATTATGATAATGAAGCTCCCGAATTTAAATATTTTCAATATCCTTATGCACTTGCCACACGACCTATTAATAATAGAGAATATCTGGAGTTTATGAACGATGGAGGCTATTCAAATGCAATGCTATGGAAGTCGGATGGTTGGGATTATATTAACTCTCATAAGGATTTTAAGCCTCTCTATTGGGAACAAAAAGAGGGACAATGGTTTGAATTCACATTAAATGGTTTTTTACCTCTTAATTTGGATGATCCGGTTTGTCATATCAACTACTATGAAGCCGATGCTTTTGCAGAATGGTTTGGCGCTCGTCTTCCTACAGAATTTGAATTGGAACTGTCCTATAACAATAGAGTTTCATTAGATTCAAACTTTGCTTTTTTTGAGTCTGAGAGACTTCATCCCATTATATACAATTGTGTTGGTAGCTTTTTTGGACTTACAGGAAATTTATGGGAGTGGACAAGCAGTGCTTACACGCCCTATCCCGGTTATCAGCGTCCAAAAGGAGCTTTTGGCGAATATAATCAAAAATTTATGGTTAACCAAATGGTACTCAAAGGAGGATGTATGGCCACTCCGCAATCGCATTTCAGAACAAGTTATCGCAATTTTTTTTATCCATATCAGAAATGGGCTTTTACCGGCTTGCGCCTAGCAAAGGATGTGAGATGA
- a CDS encoding TerC/Alx family metal homeostasis membrane protein produces the protein MNSFFSSISIAPIWLWISFSITILFLLLIDLSLFSKVHKNNNTKIALIESSIWIAIALCFNAWFAYFYGSQLGIEFLTGYLVEKSLSIDNLFIILLIFSSFNIPSKFQHKVLFYGILGAIVMRALFILLGAHLLNSFHWILYLFGLILVVTGFKLLFKSDNKTNQKENLSIRLLKKMLPTTDNLHGERFFISENRIKKATPLFLALIAIEITDVVFAIDSIPAVFAITNDAFVAFSSNIFAILGLRALYFVIAEWVQKLRYLKPGLAAILFFIGTKMILIDIIKIPSWFSLSVIFTILITAGLTSWYVAKVEKNKT, from the coding sequence ATGAATTCATTTTTTTCAAGTATTTCAATAGCTCCAATTTGGCTATGGATATCATTTAGTATTACAATTTTATTTTTGCTATTAATTGATCTTAGCTTATTTTCAAAGGTACATAAAAATAATAATACTAAAATTGCATTAATTGAAAGTAGTATTTGGATTGCTATTGCTCTTTGTTTTAATGCATGGTTTGCATATTTTTATGGTTCTCAATTAGGAATTGAGTTTCTTACAGGATATTTAGTAGAAAAAAGTCTTAGTATTGATAATCTTTTTATTATTCTACTTATTTTCAGCTCTTTTAATATACCTTCAAAATTTCAACATAAAGTTTTATTTTATGGAATTTTAGGTGCTATAGTTATGCGTGCATTATTTATTCTTCTTGGAGCTCATTTGCTCAATTCTTTTCATTGGATTTTATACCTTTTTGGTCTTATACTTGTTGTTACTGGATTTAAATTATTATTTAAATCAGATAATAAAACTAATCAAAAAGAAAATTTATCCATTCGATTATTAAAAAAAATGCTTCCTACTACAGATAATTTACATGGAGAAAGATTTTTTATTTCTGAAAATAGAATAAAAAAAGCAACTCCTCTTTTTCTTGCTCTAATCGCAATTGAAATTACAGACGTTGTTTTTGCTATTGACTCAATTCCTGCTGTGTTTGCCATAACAAATGATGCCTTCGTTGCTTTCTCTTCAAATATTTTTGCTATTTTAGGATTAAGGGCTTTATATTTTGTAATAGCAGAATGGGTTCAGAAACTACGCTATTTAAAGCCAGGACTTGCTGCTATCTTATTTTTCATAGGTACAAAAATGATTTTAATCGATATAATAAAAATTCCAAGTTGGTTTTCTTTATCGGTTATTTTTACTATTTTAATAACTGCAGGATTAACTTCTTGGTACGTTGCAAAAGTTGAAAAAAATAAAACTTAA